ATTATTGTGAACTCTCAACTGAGCTTGGCTATGTATAGTTAAATAACTTCCAGCACCAGTGTTTGCCCAGTATGCGTGGTACATCAAACATGCTCCCAGCCATATGGCATGGGAGTATCTGTGTGAAATATACGTACCTTCTGTTCAAACTGCAATAGTGTCAAGATCCACATTCTCTAGTCAGCACAGATGCAACTGTTCAGGCAGGAGATACAACTTCTCTGGTGCACCTCATCCTATTTCCTTATCCCAAGCATGGCTGCATATTACCTGGCTGTTGGGCTTGCAGTGAGGACCTTCAAAactacttctgtttcttctcgtgttcctcctccttccttctcagctctgcaaagaaagtaattatttctCAGTCTTGGTGAACATCTTTGTGCATTCATTTTAGTGTATCATTAGGCCTTGACACATGCAGTATCTTAAACTCTGCTCCTGTAATACATCTCGTTGCTAACCTTGTTCTTTTCAtagtccaaaaaagaaaaagaggcgTTAATTTTTATCACCGTTTCACTAAATGATGGTATTTTTTTCACAGGGCGTGGAAAATTGCTCTCCAGGATGCCAGAACAAACACAGTAAGTGTCTTCTACCTAGACTTTGTACTGATGGAAAGCAGCACATCAGTGTTGTCCAGCAATTTACTTCTGAAATCGTGTTCCATATTTCTCTGCTACAGAAAAACAGAGTCATGAGCACGATGCTAAGGCTTGTGGGTGGGGAGAAGAATGATCCTCTGGATCACGAGCACATGTCATCCTTGCAGCCAAGTCAAATGTATGCTGGGTGGAAGTGAATGACTTCAGGGAACAATTTCTCTGGGTGGAAGTGAATGTTTGGGAAGCTGGTCTGTAAGAGAAGCGGGCACTGAGGCTGTGGACCTCTGCAACcagtaaaaatgcagttttcactgCTAGTGTTTGTTGCCTACCAGCCGCAGCGCTAAAGGAAGCTCACTGCGAAGAAGCTGTTTGTTAATGTAGATCCATTACATTGTGGGATGCTTCTTGGTGGAGACTAGGGGAGGAGCAAGAGGTGTTGGCAGGCGAGTGCAGGCATGCCAAGGGGAGGAGTATATCACCTCTGCATTGGCATGCTAGCTGTGGAGAGTGAAGAGGTCACGAATCATGAAAGCCTCCCTGTGAGTCTTGGAGTTCTCTAGAGAACTGTATCTTTGAGGAGCCACATCCAGCCACTTGTGGGTattgttaatttgtttttcctccagaCTGCCTTCCAGAGTACTCCTCAGCACTAGCTTTCTTAGATGGCTAAACTGAACCAACCTGAGATGTTTCTGTTTCATGGGGAAATGCTGGGTTTTCTATAATCTTATCTCCGTTTTTGATGAGTCACATTAACATTGCCACTGTACTGGGGCATCTGTCATATGATATAACTTAGATCTGTAGATACTCAAAGCAAACGCTTGTCATAGCAAAACTACCCTGGACATGATTGCCTCTGACTGTAGCTATGCTATGCTGCTTCATGGTGTTAAACGAGAAGTGAAAGAATTGTTCTTATGCAGAGGACACAACACTCATGGTTCTGTCTGCTCTAGCTTTAGGGGCTTTATCTTGCTTACGTGTGAGATGGTGACCCCTGGtttcaggagctgctgcttttcatgtcTCGCACACTCAGCTGACAGCCCTGGTAGACGGTATTAAAAACTTGCCAGTGCATCACCTTGGTCAGCCAAGGCAGACCCCTGCTACTGAAAGCAGGGCAGGTAGCTCTCTGCACAAGTAGTATCATAAATTAGCACTTCCCAAAGCTATTAAAGGTCTCCAACAAGGACTTGAACTAACCGGGTAACTGAGTTTGAGTCCATCTGTAGAAGTCTGacacagctttcaaaaatacTGAGCAATCAACAGTGCCTCATAACTTTACTGGAATAGCAGGGTGATCACCCTAGCTTTGAGAACTATGTCATTTACAGACATTTGCAGGCTTTTGTCAGATGCCTATACAGAGTTCCCTGTAGCAGAACAGATTATATTTATTGCTAAGATGTGAGCATTTGCTGGACTTATTCGCAGGTGATGGTTATACCTGCCTCTTCATACAGTGCTTTCACCAGTGTGTTTCAAGCAATCTTTAGAACCTCCAACACAAATCTGACCTGGGCTATGGCCATAGTATGCCCTACAGTCCAGGTGCAAGAGACAATAGGAACATTCTCTATTGAGCTATTAAAGTGTTcacttgtaaattaaaaaaagggagctgctttcttttcttgggaTAGGACACTAAGAGCATCACTGTAGATTTCTGATACTAGGGGCAAGAATATGAGGCTCTTGTAACAAATGTTAATTATCTTTGAGAGCTCCTTGTAGGTGGATTCAAGTAAGTCATCACCTTTGCCTCATGGCTGCCTTCAAAAAGGACCAGAATTATGGGTGGCATTTCAAAGTAATTCCCTAAAAACAACCAAGCCCCTCAAATCCCTACATTTAAACTTctcttactgcatttttttttaagtctcctCACAGACAGAAAGTGAGAGGTGGCTAAGAACTGTGACAATGTTCTCCTAAAAAGTTCATGTACCACTTTTAGCTACTGCGTTTGTTTCCTTTATCTGCTCTTGCAGAACATGATGATACCACTGTAGGGTGCCAGGAAGCAGCTAGCTTAGTTGTGAAGACTTTTATCTGAAAACAGAGGACGAAAAAGAGAGTAATTTCTAAAACTGAGGCTATCAAATGAGGGAAGGAATCAGTATGCTTGCATGCACATGTATGcacatgtgcgcacacacacgcaggTATGAAGTTTTATGGCTCCTTCCTGTGGTTCATCAGGCATTTGTGTTCTCCCAGGTCTGCTCTCCAAGTACCTTCTTTTTGCAGCGCTTTATAAGGTACTCACTGCTTTCTTAACTGCATCATGTCTAAAGGTTACCCCTTCTTTGGTGTCATTAAGTCTTAATCCTTGCACTACTCTAACTGGCTACCTGTAGGAAAAGGTGATAACTGCTACCTTTCCGTGGTGTTTAGGGCTACGTGGGATCTGACGTGATGTATGATGAGACAGCCATTTCCTCAGCCCCTCCTCCCTATACAGCTTATGCTACACCATCACCTGAGGTAAGAGCGGCAGCTGGGAAGCATTAAAATAAGTGTGGTACCAGAAGCAGGTATTCTTCAAGCACCTAAACTGTAGTCCCAAAGTGCTGTGTTTCACAGTTAATCCAGCTTTAAGGTTTGTACAAAAGGAGAGCGAGAGTAAGGCTCTAACAATCTACTGTCACTCCTATTTGAGATGGATTTCCTTTGAAAGGGATGAGGCAGATTTGGCCAGGAAGTATATAAAGTGATGGCTGCTCAGTGaacttgaaaaataaagcttcttAAAGACAGGGCAGAAGTTATTTGGctaatcttgaaaaatatttgccaTGGAGCTTTTAACGTAAGGAGGTGTGACTACACTTtcacactgtgtaagcactggaAGAATATAAAATCAGGAGTTTTTAAAATAGGATTTAATGACTGGAGATGTCATTTTAACACACAAGGATTTTGTTGTATCTAACAATAACTCTAGCTTCTGGATGCACAGTTCTTTTGCAGTGGAGCAAGAGCAGCATTGGGACTGAACTAGTATATATTGGGGGTTTCTGGATGTTCTGACTGATGTGCGGTGATACACAAAGGGATAGTTTGGGGTAGTATTACTTTTGCACTATAGGTGCTCTGCTCCAGTCCCTTGCTGTTAAAAATAACAGTTAAGAACTAGATGTGGTACTGGGAGCTATACTGGACCTAGCAGCAGGCCTCCTCTTTTGGAGAACAAAATTGCTTCCAAAACATACGGCTACGAAGTATTTGTCCTGAGTCTGACATTTATTTGCAGTGTGCTAGAGGAAAGTTGGCTGGAGTTTCTTGGGATCGACTGCTGCCTGCCTGGCGCTTCTGAGCTCTCCAGAGAGCTCTTGTTGGCatgagggcagggagaagaagctGGTAaggctgctgtggctctgcctgGTGATCCAGGCCCTGCCTCTGCCATTCACCGTCCGGCAAGGGTGGAGAGTGAATGCTGCTTAAGAGCACTTATTTTTTCAAACAGCTGTTCTAAATCCTTTCCAGGCAGTACATAGACTATATCAGTACAGACTGGATATTTTAGTGAAACTTTAACTGCATTAGAAATGAGGGACAACTGAACAAAGTGCATAATCGGATACATAGCAAAGAATACTTTTGTAATGGACGTTTTTGATTTCACCAGGTCTATGGCTATGGCTACGATCAGTACAACGGCGCATATCCCCCTACTGGTCCTCAAGTCTTCTATGCCTCCAATGGACAAGCTTATGCTGTTCCCTATCAGTATCCATACCAAGGTAAGCAGTATCAACCATATCCTTCACCTTCCTAGAGAAACTATTTGAGTCAGTCTTTCTGGCTTTAATTCTATTAATGGCCAGcctttcccacccacccctcctGCACAACAGGGTGATAGAAAGAAACCAGACTCATAACTAGAATCAAGTCCCCTTACCCTTTCATAACAAAGTAAGTGCAGTGAAATTTGTATTAAGTGATTGAACCTTTTCAGTGTGATCTAAACATATTTAAATTACTTCATAAACTCTTCGTGATGCACACATAACTCTCTAACTACAGTAGGCAGCATTTTTtctaaggaaagagagaaaagtcaGAACAAGATTGATTCAGTACTCCATATTGGGCATTGATGGAGCTTTTGAGGTATAACAGGAGCTTATAACACCTGTTGCTGTTATACCTGGCTTAATTATTTCAACACTGATGTTCAGCTATGACCTCAGAATTAAATGCAAGTTTCAATGGTAAATCCACTCCCAAAGCATGGTGGTAACTGGTTCCTTCCCTGCGTGCTGGAATTGCTCTAAGGCAGTATATTCAGCCTTGTAAAGTCTTCTATTGCTCTCTTCAGGCTTGGATAGCTTTCAATCCAAATAAAAGAGGAATGAGACTAAAATTTTAGGGTGATCTTTCAAGCTTAGTCACCTTAATTTAGGATTAGTTTTGCATAGAGAGCCCCAGTCCTACAGAATTGGGGCATTAGAGTAGTGCGGGTAATAAAAATCAGAAGATTTAACTTACTAATTGCTTATGATCTGGCTCTGCAAACAAGAAGCtctattcagaatttttttcagttttgaggGAGATTTTTGTTTTCCGTTTGACATTTGTCAggttatttaatttgtttttccattttttgttacAAGGGAGGTGCATCAGCCTAAAGCTTTTGAAGCTTTCCTAACTTAAGTTAGTGAAGTCCTAAGATACAGATCatatatctatatctgtatctatTGGTTCTCAGCAGATGACAAGCATCAGCTTGTTCAACGTCCCAAGAACCATTTTTAAACTACCAGCAGGCCTTGGAAATCAAGCCTCAGAAACCTGTATGataaaaatgcagtattaaaCAGTAACTCTCCTACACAGTTTGCAAGTCCAGTGTGTTAACATACTAGTTATAGGTTGGGCATACTAACCAAGCCTCGACGTTTTCTTTCGCTAGGGTTACTGCAACTAAGTCTTGGGGGTCAAGTTCACCCCAGCAACTAACTTAACCCCTGTACGTTTGGTTTTATTGCTCGTGCTCTGAATTGACATAATCCTTCTTAGGAGGTTCCTAGTCATGTATCGAGTCAGTGAGAGCCTTTTCCACTTCTGTTACTTGGATTACTTCAGTATCTGTTACAAAAAACATTGCAATATCTTCAGGAATACTTAATCTTCCTGAAATGCCTGGAAGGGAAAGCAGTACTATTATGTTTGCTTTGCAGGTAGGAACTAAGTCACAAAACATGACAGGTGGAATTTGTACAAGTCTGTTGCAAAGCAAGGGTCAATTCGTTGTTTCTTGAGTCTTAGGTTAATTCCTTACTACTGGGACAGTCTTCATCTGAAAATAAACGTAGCAGCTGTCACCACACAACAGATCAGTCCAGGATATGAAGGCTGAATTGAAATAGTAGGCAGTAATTGTAGAGTAAATAACTGATACACAGCTTCTGACAAACTACTGGCTTAAGAGCTACCAAAGATATTTTTGGGGGGAACTGCACTGTTTCTCTTAACTTCAAGGCTGAATCAATTTTTAGACCCATTTCTTACATTAAATCCACTAAGTGTCTGATAGAATGATTTAAGTAATTCATAGGTTCTTTGCTAATATAAATGTAGAACAATGTTCAGTTTTACATTTGTGATGAGTTTTTCTCCCAGATATTAAACTCTTAGGAGGCTAGAGGTGTTGCTATGCCTCTGGATTTATTTAATACATGTGGAGGCTGAATCCAAAGCAGAGATGTATTCTACTTGTGTAGCTGACATCATCTTAGTGTTCAATGGAAGGAAGACAGTGAAAGATCGGGCATGCTTTGAAATTGCAATGCATGATATTAGGATACACATTTCTTCTGCCCTCTTCCTAATAATTTCTTATTACCTAGGACCTTACGGGCAACCCCCTGCAAACCATGTCATCATTCGAGAGCGTTACCGTGACAGCGATGGAGATCTTGCACTGGGAATGCTTGCTGGAGCAGCAACTGGAATGGCTCTGGGATCATTATTCTGGGTCTTCTAGATTACCCATTCCTTATCTCTGTAGTTCCAAAAACCTTTATTGTGTGCAATAATATATTGGCAATGTTGTTTACTGTTAAACTTTAAGAAATGCAATAGTTATTTTTTAGTAGTGATATGTTAATAACTGATTCTTAACTGTCCTAAGGAGAGTTTAAAGGCACCATTTAGTTAAGTGGTGGGAGATGGCATGTGCCGCTCTTGAATTGTTCTGATGTTTGGAGTTACAAGGATCTGTACCAATAAGGATCAATATGAGCACCAATGTAACATGGTAGCAGTCACTAGCTTTATGAACAGACTCTTATTGTAAACACCGTAGAAAAagttgattttttggggggtctAAAATCTGGTCCAAATCGGCAGTTTACAGGAGCCCTGCGTTAAAATATATGTACTACTGGCTTTTGAACATTCCCTGGACAAACATATAGCTCAGCAGAAACTCCTTAGCATTAGGTAGTCTGCCATgcttaaggatttttttgttttcaaacttgcCTGCAGATGGTAGTTTATTTTCTTAGATGGAGTCCTGTACCTGTCTCTCACACCATGCAGGTGAAGTTGTCTGAGAGAACATATAAGCAGACCGctaagaagcagcagcactcCTCCGTTCTTTTATTCTCCCAGAAATGTGAATTACCAGTGACAAGACATGTTTGTTGACCACCTCCCTTGTTATCCTGAATCACTCTTCTCTGGTCAGATGGAAGTAATGGATCTTTAGCTTTACAAGTGATCTTCCATGTCTGTAGAACAGTTGCCTCACACACTGTACCAACTGTATTCCTGAGTAAGAGGCCATTGTCTAATGTCTCTGCTCATTACTGCTAttgctctgcagaaggaaaactaaCTGGAACAACCCTTGCCCTATTGGGTCTACCAGAACCCCCCTGCAGGCAGTAATAGTCAAGAGGGGAGAGACAAACAGCACAAGTAGACCTTGCACACAGGCATTTTGGTATCAGCTGCCTTGCCATGGCTAGGATAGAATGTCTGCCTTGTAGCCTCCAAGGTTTCCTGAACGAGGTTCATCATTTGCAACTAGTTTCGCGTACAGCTGAGCCTGGGTTTGTTCTATGCACGCTCCCCTCTCAGCAGGTCTCTTCTTCCCTCCATGACTTGTTAAGGAAAATGCTCCAAGGAACCTGGCTGGCTTTGCTTGTCTGGTTCCTTACACAGTGTGCTCTTGCAGGCTGCTGTGCTACGGACTGTAACGTGGAATGGAACTGTTATGTGTGTTATACGGCGTATTACCTTATTGTGTTGTAACCCATGCTGAACTGTACTTGGCAGGGGAAAGAAAGCTCTGAAGAAATGCACATGCTTTCTTATTCAGGTAAAAGAGGCAGGGTGCCTAAGTTGAGTTCTTTATAGTAAGAGGACTTATTTTTATACTTCCCCTTTCAGCTTCTTGTATTCATACTCTTTTAATACGTTAAGTCTTTCTTATGCTTTCATTCAGAAACAGGTTAATTTCCTTAAGGTTCATGGGGTTTCAGGTATGTCAGGAAAGATGAAAATAGATGAGAACTTGCACTCACATAAATTCAGATCAAGCCCCAACCTTTTTCATTTCATCCTAAGGTGACCTTGGCTCTATCCTACATATTTAAGCAATAGAGGTCTTGGAGAAGAGTTTGGGTAGCAGTCAGGGGAACCACTAAGCTTTCATGACTCTTTGGACCAACTCAACAAACTGAAATCATTGTGAGGAAACAGACGAATGTAATCTTGGCTGCATTACTAAGAGTGGGTCTAACCCACAGAATGTAAACTTCTTTCAAGAAACTGGCTCAGAGCCGCACACCAACGTGCATGCATGTCCTTTAACAGATTAATACAAGCTGCATTTGTTCTGCCAGTGGTATGTACTGGAAGGACTTGTTGGAGGTTCAAAAGAGAACTAAAGCAAAAGTTTCCTATTGCTAGTCCAAACCAAAAGAAATTGGAGTACACTACTGAAGTTCTTTTAGAGGCCTGGTAGCCTTGACGTCAGAAAGAGATGGTGACTGTCTGGAACTTAAGTGAATAAATACTTCCACCCTTTCTAAGGCTTGAGATAACCTTGAAGTGATTACAGGTCTACAGTGCTGTTTTGTGCTTTGCAATATGACTAGTTCCACAGAATGCTtccatctcctcttctccctATGTGATATTTAACTTTAAGGGGTCGGGGAGAACAAAATCATTGAATATCATTGTGATTTCTTTTGAATTCCATAGTGATTGTGAAAGAATAGCACAAAGCGTATCAagctagtaatttattttaagttcaGAGTTTTgttgggggggttgtgtgttgttggggttttttggttttttttcctcccctcaagAGCTGTTGATCACAGCAGGGGAACATGTCTCTTGCACTTTCACGAAATAACTGAATCTAGGTCCCCAGTTTCTTCAAGTGAAGTATATAAGATAAAGACTGTTGATTGTGAAACATTCCTGGGTTGAATTCAAAGcaagaaattatctttttaaaagttcaaattgAAGTAAGTCTCTGTTAACCTCACCCCTTCTCAAAGGGGAAGAAAGTTTACAAATTGAAGCTGAAGGTTCCATTTCCATCTTGGTAACAACAGGCTGCTTTGTACAAAAATCATGAGCTATGTTTCTATCCTGGTAGTATAGGCATTTAGAAGCTAGAAAGCAAATGTACGAAAACTGTGCTAGAGCATAAAATCACGAGAGTAGTTATGCCAGTGCAGGTGCTTGTAGTCTTTCTGATCTCACTGcagaaatagaaatggaaatgttttggtgcacaaagcagcagcatggcAAATTCCCTGGTTGTTAAAGCTCAGACTTGCTTCCTGAAGACATGGCCGTACCTCCTGTTGCTCAGGAACAGAGTGGAGGTTTGGTCATATCTATAATGATGTCCAGCTGGATACACAGTCATGACTCAATAGCCTTTCTCTGCCCAGTCCAGTACTCCATATATCTGCTGTTTGTGTAGATGCTAGTGTGAGCTGAAGGAGCAGGGCCAGAGTGGATTTTGGGGTTTGGAGGGACTGCCGTGCCAGCTTCTGCAGATAGGTGCTACCATAGTGATGGGAAGAGGCAGTGTCAAGATCACTTTCAAAACAGATTGAAATGACAGTCCTGAACAGGTGTTTGTTTCTGAATGGTGCTGTTCACCACGCTGTGATTCCATTTATACCTGCATAGCACCCAAGCACATGCTTTCCTACCTGGGGCCCAATACTTGACTTCCCTAAAGCCGAGAGGTCTGCAGCCACTACAGTGCCACTGTTTTTTGCAGTGTACACTATCAGTTAAGGATGACTAATCTGTTATATAGCAGTTACAGTCCATTCAGAATCAAATGGCAGTGCTTACAGAGGTCATGAGTTTATATGTTCATCTGTGACTGGTGACTTTTGGACAGAGCCAGGCTTCCTGAGAGCAGggtggaaatggctcagccttCTTAAGTCCAACCACATTAAAGACGTGAACGAGGGCCCCCTCCCGAAGTCATAGTTACATGCAAAAACACAGCCGTTGGCTTCTTTTGCTTAAACATGGGGAGCTAAAGGCAGCCTCTTGTACTGAGTGGGTAAAGGCTTATGAACTAGAGAGGAAGGGGTGGAAAGTGTTTATCTACAGAGCAACTGCACTGACTTTTGGCAAGACACATCCTTTCTAGTGCTGAAGCACATTCTGAGATGTATCTAGATGGAGGTACCCCAAATGTCACACAACACTGGcttcattttgtttgttcttcagtGAAGCTTCAATAGGTGATGGAACCAGCAAAGCAAGCTGAGTAAAGGAGAAAATTCACACCCATGTTCCTCCTCATGATGACTAAGATAGATATATGTAAGTCATGGAGGGTAGCATGCAGCAAATGTTCCTTCCTCCCAGGTCCTTCGTGTTCTCGTGCACTATCTTAACTGCTGTTTTACTGTATGACCTTATTCTCATTGTATAATTTATAGcaaataaaattcatatttacGTGTAATGGCTCTGTCTTGACATGCCTACTAGCCTTTTTTCAACATTTCTCATTTAGTCTGTAGACAAATACACAGTTTTCAAACATGTTTGAAAATttgatttgttttgaaaacatgtttGGAACCAAAATATATGGTTTTCAAACATGTAGTTTACAGCAGGTTTCCTTTGCAAGAAAACAGTACCGTGCAACTCCAGTCTTTCCTAAGCAATTACAAGGCTGACTTGACTTGGTagaaaactgaagtaaaactGTGGCTGTTGGAGAGCTCAGGCTGACATACCTCAGTCATCTCAGTTACCATTTCATAAAGATGATGTAATGTCTGTGAAATCAGCAAAGTAACTCCACACTAACACCACTATATCAAGATTAGAGTTAAGgcctatttcttttttaatggagtTGAAGGCTTTGACTCAGAAATGCTTAATCTTTGATATATGCAACGCTGATCCAGATTTGCCATTTGACATTGTGTTATCACATCAACAGATTTGTACTGTTTAGTATTACAGTAAGCAGCTTGGAGCACAGATGTTGCTCTGGGCAAAATGCTACTCGTTGCTGCATTGGTATTTCCTGTTGATGAATTGCTTCAGTGGAATACAATCAATAAGTTTGCTTAGACAAAGACACTAAATGACCACACCTAAAGGCTGACTATCTTGCACATTTGCTGGGAATTAAACTATTTGTCAGAAGGAAAACAGTATATTTTGTAAACTATTATCCTTGCTCTATGCACATTTTGTTTTTACTCTTGAGGAGTGGCGGGGTTTTTAGCCACTAATCTGGGGAACGAAAACAAAACTGCTATTTCAGCCAGTCAATGCAGGAGTACACGTCGCTCTTCCCCCCAGCATGCTATGATGGCTATGCGTATATTATCAGTTCCGTATGATGGATTTACTAGGCTAAGCAGACCATTATGTACACTTAACCCTGCCCACCAGAGAGCCCACCTTTACTGAAATTCCAGCACCAGAACAAGTTAGGGAACTAAATTTGCTGTGCAAGGCTTAGCATCCCCGTACCTTCCTGAACTGGCAATGGCTCAGAGAATGGGCTTCACCTGTTACTGCTTTCCCTTCTACTGCATTCCCTGTCCTGTTTGTGGTCACTAAATGCAACCATAGTATTTAACTAGTGGTGTCTTCCTAGAAGCACCTTTATTTGTCCCTCTTCCCTGTTGCAGTTCCACTACAATGCATTGAAGTGAGTGTGGAGCATTTCCTGTTACCTCTATTTCAGTGGAACTGAGTTTCCCCCAGTATGTTGTGAGCACTTCGTAACTACAAATAAGAGCTTGTAACAATGGACCAACACTAATGCACTGGTCTGGGAGTCTTCCAGTTACCACAGGTGATCTCTTTAGGTTTCAGAGGTTTTGTGGCATCTCTAAAAGGCTCCAAGACTCACAGGGCAAATAAAAACTCCAAGTCTATCTGCATTAATCATTTAAAGCTTATCATTTGATAACGATTTTTAAGGCACAGGTTGTGAAAGTTTCACACTGACAATACCAGGCTTAATCTGACTGAATATGGTACAATACCAATACGGCCTAATTCTCCAGACACTTTAGTTAACACAAAGTTAACTATGCATTTTTGCAAAGCAGTAAGTCTTCAGATAGGGCAGATAAAGTCCGGAAGAGAGCGACCCAAGATGCACGCAGGGGCTGAGACGAGCTTACCCTGCTCGGCCGCTCCCAGTCCCTTGCTGTGACTCGCCCCGCGCCTCCGGACACTCCCGGCCGGGAAGGCCGCGGCCACCTCCAGCCTTTGGAGGAACAGCGGGATTTTCTGTGCCTAACCCGGCTGCGTCTGCCCG
The sequence above is drawn from the Chroicocephalus ridibundus chromosome 6, bChrRid1.1, whole genome shotgun sequence genome and encodes:
- the PLEKHB2 gene encoding pleckstrin homology domain-containing family B member 2, producing the protein MAFVKSGWLLRQSTILRRWKKNWFDLWSDGRLIFYDDQNRHDIEDKIHMRIHCINLRVGNECRDFQPPEGKQRDCLLQIVCRDGKTVNLCAESADDCLAWKIALQDARTNTGYVGSDVMYDETAISSAPPPYTAYATPSPEVYGYGYDQYNGAYPPTGPQVFYASNGQAYAVPYQYPYQGPYGQPPANHVIIRERYRDSDGDLALGMLAGAATGMALGSLFWVF